Part of the Deltaproteobacteria bacterium genome, TGCTCCACCACCCTGCCCCAGGCCGCGATCCCGAAGCTCTACTCCCACCCCGAGTACGAGGGCTGGCTGGAGGAGCGGCGGCAGCGCTACGCCCGGCACTCCCAGAAGGCCCAGGACCGCCTCTCGCAGGTGAAGGGCATCAAGTGCAACCGCACCAACGGCGCCTTCTACAAGAGCGTGGTCTTCGAGGACGGAGTCCTCCACGACAAGCAGACCCTCCCCATCGAGAACCCCGAGGTGAAGGCCCTGGTCGAGGGCCTGGTCGACAAGGAGGGTGTGAGCCTGGACAAGCGCTTCGTCTACACCCTGCTGGCCTCCACCGGCATCTGCGTGGTGCCCCTCTCCAGCTTCGGCACGCACCTCCAGGGCTTCCGGATGACCCTGCTGCAGAAGGACGAGGAGCTCTTCGACCAGATCATCGACAACCTGGCCGAGGCCATCGAGGCCTACCTGGCCAGTTAGTGGCCAGGCCCTCGCCAGCTAGCACCAACGAGAAGAGCCCCGCCCGGACGACCGGACGGGGCTCCTCGCTCGAGCGCTCCGCGGTGGAGAGCGCTACGCGCCCTGGGCCTTGTAGGCCTCGATGAGCACGTCGGCGGTCTGGGGCCGCATGATCTTCTCGGAGGGGCGCTCGCCGGAGACGAGCAGCTCCCGCACCTTGGTGCCCGAGATGAAGAAGGGCTTCTCCTCGGCGTGGTTCGCCATCAGGTCGACCCGGCCGAGGCTCTCGTAGAAGGCCGCGAAGCCGACCTTCACCGGCTTGGTGTGCAGCTCGCCGGGCAGGTCGTCGAAGACCTCCTGGGCGTCGAAGTCGCCCCAGATGGGGGAGTTGTCGTGGAAGGGCGCGTCGGCGTGCTTCCGGCCGATGACGATGTGGCTGAAGCCATGGTTCTGCCGGTAGATGGCGTGCATCAGCGCCTCGGCAGGGCCGCCGTAGAACATCTTGATGTCGAGGCCCACGAGGGCGAAGACGTCGTTCAGATCGTAGCCGGTCTCGGCCCAGAGGGCGGTGTCCGAGTCGCCCTGGCCGAGGAGGCGGCCCTTGAGGAGAGCCTCGTAGGTCTCCATCCGGGTGGCGGCGTCCACGTCGTCGCCCTTGAGCTGACCGACGAGCGGGTTGAGGACCACACCGGCGTGGAGCCCCTCGCGGGTGAGGGTCTCGACCCCGTAGACCAGGGCGTACTCGTGAGCCCGGTGCAGCGGGTTGCGGGTCTGGAAGGCCAGGGCGGCCTCCCACTTGCGGTCGGCGATCATCGCCCGGGTCTGCCGGGGCGAGAGGACGTACTGACCGAAGTCGGGGTTCTTGGGCTGGGGCAGGGTCTGGATCTTGCCGCCCACCAGCTTGGTCCGGGGGTCGTTCATCACGATGTCGCCGCCGGGGTGATCGTGGCGGTCGGTCCCGTAGACCTTCTCGAGGTAGCGGTTCTTGTCCCAGTCGAAGAGGCTCTCGACCTCGAGGACGCCGACGACCTCACCGGCGCTGTTCTTGATGACGGCCTTCTTGCCGACCTCGAGCTTCGCCGCCTCGGCGTCGGTGACCGGCAGGGACATGGGGATGCCCCAGACGTAGTTCTTTCCGCCGCGGGTGATCGTGCGGGTGTCGAGGACCTGGTTGAACTCGTCCTCGTTCATCGGCCCCTCGAGGGGGGAGAGGGTGCCGTCGGAGAAGCGGTAGACGGCCGAGAGGTCGGCGTCGTTCACCTCGAAGGAGGACATCCCCTCTGCCTCGGCGAGGAGGGCCTTGCGCTGGGAGAGGGGGAGGATGCGATCGACGGGCTCGTTGAGGCCGCCGTGGACGGGGACGAGGG contains:
- a CDS encoding sulfate adenylyltransferase, with amino-acid sequence MSLVPVHGGLNEPVDRILPLSQRKALLAEAEGMSSFEVNDADLSAVYRFSDGTLSPLEGPMNEDEFNQVLDTRTITRGGKNYVWGIPMSLPVTDAEAAKLEVGKKAVIKNSAGEVVGVLEVESLFDWDKNRYLEKVYGTDRHDHPGGDIVMNDPRTKLVGGKIQTLPQPKNPDFGQYVLSPRQTRAMIADRKWEAALAFQTRNPLHRAHEYALVYGVETLTREGLHAGVVLNPLVGQLKGDDVDAATRMETYEALLKGRLLGQGDSDTALWAETGYDLNDVFALVGLDIKMFYGGPAEALMHAIYRQNHGFSHIVIGRKHADAPFHDNSPIWGDFDAQEVFDDLPGELHTKPVKVGFAAFYESLGRVDLMANHAEEKPFFISGTKVRELLVSGERPSEKIMRPQTADVLIEAYKAQGA